One Micromonospora sp. FIMYZ51 genomic window carries:
- a CDS encoding MaoC family dehydratase N-terminal domain-containing protein: MSLDHSFVGRSYPPTAPYQVGREKIREFAAAIGATDPAHHDPEAARALGHPDVVAPPTFPMVLTMAASRQVIEDPALGVDYSRVVHGDQRFAYTRPVVAGDELVCVNTVEDVTSRGGHDFLTTRTDVNTTTGELVVTVWSKLVVRGEA, from the coding sequence ATGTCCCTGGACCACTCCTTCGTCGGCCGGAGCTACCCGCCGACCGCGCCCTACCAGGTGGGCCGCGAGAAGATCCGCGAGTTCGCTGCGGCGATCGGTGCCACCGACCCCGCCCACCACGACCCGGAGGCGGCCCGTGCGCTGGGTCACCCGGACGTGGTCGCGCCGCCGACCTTTCCCATGGTGCTCACCATGGCCGCCAGCCGCCAGGTGATCGAGGACCCGGCCCTCGGCGTCGACTACAGCCGGGTCGTCCACGGCGACCAGCGGTTCGCGTACACCCGTCCGGTGGTGGCCGGCGACGAGCTGGTCTGCGTCAACACCGTGGAGGACGTGACCAGCCGCGGCGGTCACGATTTCCTGACCACCCGGACCGACGTCAACACCACCACCGGCGAGCTGGTGGTCACGGTCTGGTCCAAGCTCGTCGTACGCGGGGAGGCCTGA
- the nusG gene encoding transcription termination/antitermination protein NusG: MPEYDETAETPDEQSTVATAAGDESVEAASEPEFAMTEPAPDESFDPVAELRQKLRYAPGDWYVVHSYAGYENKVKTNLETRITSLDMEDYIYQVEVPTREEVEVKNGKRSQVQAKVFPGYILVRMELTAESYSCVRNTPGVTGFVGATDRADRPAPLSLDEVLKWLAPAVETEQKKAKPEVKVLDFEVGDSVTVTDGAFASLPATISEINADQQKLKVLVSIFGRETPVELNFNQVAKI, from the coding sequence GTGCCTGAGTACGACGAGACCGCCGAGACCCCGGACGAGCAGTCCACGGTGGCGACGGCGGCTGGTGACGAGTCGGTCGAGGCCGCCAGCGAGCCGGAGTTCGCGATGACTGAGCCAGCACCGGACGAGAGCTTCGACCCGGTCGCGGAGTTGCGGCAGAAGCTGCGCTACGCGCCGGGCGACTGGTACGTGGTGCACTCGTACGCCGGTTACGAGAACAAGGTCAAGACCAACCTCGAAACCCGGATCACCTCCCTCGACATGGAGGACTACATCTACCAGGTCGAGGTGCCGACCCGGGAAGAGGTCGAGGTCAAGAACGGCAAGCGCTCCCAGGTGCAGGCCAAGGTCTTCCCGGGCTACATCCTGGTCCGGATGGAGTTGACCGCCGAGTCCTACTCCTGCGTCCGCAACACCCCGGGCGTCACCGGTTTCGTGGGTGCCACGGACCGGGCCGACCGTCCGGCGCCGCTGAGCCTCGACGAGGTGCTCAAGTGGCTGGCGCCGGCCGTGGAGACCGAGCAGAAGAAGGCCAAGCCCGAGGTCAAGGTCCTCGACTTCGAGGTCGGCGACTCGGTGACCGTCACCGACGGTGCCTTCGCCTCGCTGCCGGCCACGATCAGCGAGATCAACGCCGACCAGCAGAAGCTCAAGGTGCTCGTCTCGATCTTCGGCCGGGAGACGCCGGTCGAGCTGAACTTCAACCAGGTCGCCAAGATCTGA
- the secE gene encoding preprotein translocase subunit SecE, producing the protein MADNKRRGEDADDDRLNDEVVSDGADDDATDGDEPVSRGGTATRERAKAESADSRSKTRTDADKVGLFGRVARFIREVVAELRKVIWPTRKELLTYTAVVIAFVTVMLTIVAVLDYGFAKGVLWVFGNPS; encoded by the coding sequence GTGGCCGACAACAAGCGGCGCGGCGAGGACGCCGACGACGACCGCCTGAACGACGAGGTCGTCAGTGACGGCGCCGACGACGACGCCACCGACGGGGATGAGCCGGTTTCCCGGGGCGGCACCGCCACCCGGGAACGGGCCAAGGCGGAGTCCGCCGACAGCCGGTCGAAGACGCGTACCGATGCCGACAAGGTCGGGCTGTTCGGTCGCGTCGCGCGTTTCATCCGCGAGGTCGTGGCCGAACTGCGTAAGGTCATCTGGCCGACGCGCAAGGAGTTGCTGACCTACACGGCCGTGGTGATCGCGTTCGTCACGGTGATGCTGACGATCGTGGCCGTCCTCGACTACGGATTCGCCAAGGGCGTGCTGTGGGTCTTCGGCAACCCCAGCTGA
- the rplL gene encoding 50S ribosomal protein L7/L12 codes for MAKLSTEELLDAFKEMTLIELSEFVKQFEETFEVTAAAPVAVAAGAPAGGGAAAEAEPEKDEFDVILDADGGKKIQVIKVVRELTGLGLKEAKDLVEAAPKPVLEKVNKEAADKAKAKLEGEGAKVTLK; via the coding sequence ATGGCGAAGCTCAGCACCGAAGAGCTGCTCGACGCGTTCAAGGAGATGACGCTGATCGAGCTCTCGGAGTTCGTGAAGCAGTTCGAGGAGACCTTCGAGGTCACCGCCGCCGCGCCGGTTGCCGTCGCCGCGGGTGCCCCGGCCGGTGGTGGCGCCGCCGCCGAGGCCGAGCCGGAGAAGGACGAGTTCGACGTCATCCTCGACGCCGACGGTGGCAAGAAGATCCAGGTCATCAAGGTCGTGCGTGAGCTGACCGGCCTGGGCCTCAAGGAGGCCAAGGACCTGGTCGAGGCGGCCCCGAAGCCGGTTCTGGAGAAGGTCAACAAGGAGGCCGCCGACAAGGCCAAGGCCAAGCTGGAGGGCGAAGGCGCCAAGGTCACCCTCAAGTGA
- a CDS encoding bifunctional diguanylate cyclase/phosphodiesterase — protein sequence MTSRPRSARRRTEYAWLITGPLALCAVLVCLLLGVTVDPSLGELPLTLLLTVAMVVAAMPTINVVIRRQAFLVSPTEIPLVVALFVLPPLSVVLAYTVANLVIQLRRKVLPVKLWFNVAGAAAATALATAAYTVMPKSGNVGPGTWAVLLAAIGIHTVVQLAAMVGVFTVVQSWQAGRELIRAAGPPMLLGVMINLSIGLLIIIAWRSTPWAILIFAGLAMAFALVYHSYTQFLRQHRTLSEMYELTKAITESGSDGNLIDALLVRIRSLMQAESATLWLPAQGRHPEVLLTAQEGKPGLLDSTPSPAALREAVLARQETVAVSHRLGADPELREALRPTRVKDVIVVPLRSGKAVIGTLEVANRLGDINFFRAEDVTVFETVAAHAAVALENSRLVDRLRHDAYHDGLTKLPNRRRILGALAEAVRIRAPGEVVALLLFDVDRLRQVNESLGHAAGDKVLIEVADRLRGCAPSAALVGRVGGDEFLVTLRLESAEAAVELASQLREQIRDEMVFDALTLDVDTAVGIVVHPDHGSDPATLLQRVDVAAMAAKAVPGSVQLYTPALESRALHRLGLAGDLRSALDSGELEIYYQPKVTLRGRRLVGVECLARWEHPTHGTIAPADFVPVAEHTGQLGRLTEFVLREGLRHSRDWALGGHPLAVAVNLSARTLIDPGFPEQVRELLEEYGVPAQLLTLEITEAGVLDGTDRLIPTLRRLRDLGVRLSVDDFGTGNSSLAHLRRLPVNEVKVDRSFVQGMATDPGDLAIVNAVVTLSQQFGLTVVAEGVESELTLELLQDIGCEIGQGFLFSRPLPYERLEAWFGAQVDPDSISNNELPRLRVVP from the coding sequence ATGACGTCTCGTCCTCGCTCCGCCCGCCGACGAACCGAATACGCCTGGCTCATCACGGGCCCGCTGGCGCTCTGCGCGGTGCTTGTCTGCCTGCTGCTCGGCGTCACGGTCGACCCTTCGCTTGGGGAGCTGCCGCTCACTCTGCTGCTCACCGTGGCGATGGTCGTCGCCGCCATGCCGACCATCAACGTGGTGATCCGACGGCAGGCGTTCCTGGTTTCGCCGACCGAGATTCCGCTCGTCGTCGCGTTGTTCGTGCTGCCACCGCTGTCGGTGGTGCTGGCGTACACCGTCGCCAACCTGGTGATCCAGCTGCGCCGCAAGGTGTTGCCGGTGAAGCTCTGGTTCAACGTGGCCGGTGCGGCGGCGGCGACCGCTCTGGCCACGGCGGCTTATACCGTCATGCCGAAGTCCGGGAATGTCGGACCGGGCACCTGGGCGGTCCTGCTCGCCGCCATCGGCATCCACACCGTGGTCCAGCTTGCGGCGATGGTCGGGGTCTTCACCGTGGTGCAGAGCTGGCAGGCCGGCCGGGAGCTGATCCGGGCCGCCGGTCCGCCGATGCTGCTCGGGGTCATGATCAACCTCTCCATCGGACTGTTGATCATCATCGCCTGGCGGAGCACCCCGTGGGCCATCCTGATCTTCGCCGGGCTGGCCATGGCGTTCGCGCTGGTCTACCACTCCTACACGCAGTTCCTCCGGCAGCACCGGACCCTCTCCGAGATGTACGAGCTGACCAAGGCGATCACCGAGAGCGGGTCGGACGGAAACCTCATCGACGCGTTGCTGGTCCGGATCCGCAGCCTGATGCAGGCGGAGTCCGCCACCCTCTGGTTGCCCGCGCAGGGCCGTCACCCGGAGGTGCTGCTGACCGCCCAGGAGGGTAAGCCCGGGTTGCTGGACTCCACACCGAGCCCGGCGGCGCTGCGCGAGGCGGTACTGGCCCGCCAGGAGACGGTGGCGGTGAGCCACCGGCTCGGCGCCGACCCGGAGCTACGCGAGGCGTTGCGGCCGACCAGGGTCAAGGACGTGATCGTCGTGCCGCTGCGCTCGGGCAAGGCGGTCATCGGCACCCTGGAGGTGGCCAACCGGCTCGGCGACATCAACTTCTTCCGCGCCGAGGACGTCACCGTCTTCGAGACCGTGGCGGCGCACGCCGCGGTGGCGCTGGAGAACTCCCGCCTGGTCGACCGGCTGCGACACGACGCCTACCACGACGGCCTGACCAAGCTGCCCAACCGTCGCCGGATCCTCGGCGCGCTTGCCGAGGCGGTCCGGATCCGTGCGCCGGGCGAGGTGGTCGCGCTGCTGCTCTTCGACGTCGACCGGCTGCGGCAGGTCAACGAGTCCCTCGGCCATGCGGCGGGGGACAAGGTGCTGATCGAGGTCGCCGACCGGCTGCGTGGCTGCGCACCGTCGGCCGCGCTGGTCGGCCGGGTGGGCGGCGACGAGTTCCTGGTGACGCTGCGCCTGGAGAGCGCCGAGGCGGCGGTGGAGCTGGCCAGCCAGTTGCGGGAACAGATCCGGGACGAGATGGTCTTCGACGCGCTCACCCTGGACGTGGACACCGCCGTAGGGATCGTCGTACATCCGGATCACGGCAGCGATCCGGCGACCCTGCTGCAACGGGTGGACGTGGCGGCGATGGCGGCCAAGGCGGTCCCGGGAAGCGTGCAGCTCTACACGCCCGCCCTGGAATCGCGGGCGCTGCACCGGCTCGGCCTCGCCGGCGACCTGCGCAGCGCGCTCGACAGCGGCGAGCTGGAGATCTACTACCAACCCAAGGTGACGCTGCGGGGCCGCCGGCTGGTCGGGGTGGAGTGCCTGGCCCGCTGGGAGCACCCGACGCACGGCACGATCGCCCCGGCGGACTTCGTCCCGGTGGCCGAGCACACCGGCCAGCTCGGCCGGCTCACCGAGTTCGTGCTCCGGGAAGGGCTGCGGCACAGTCGCGACTGGGCGCTCGGCGGCCACCCGCTCGCCGTCGCGGTCAACCTCTCCGCGCGTACGCTCATCGACCCCGGCTTTCCCGAGCAGGTACGCGAGCTGCTGGAAGAGTACGGCGTTCCGGCGCAGCTGCTGACGCTGGAGATCACCGAGGCCGGGGTGCTGGACGGCACCGACCGGCTGATCCCGACCCTGCGTCGCCTGCGGGACCTCGGCGTACGGCTCTCCGTTGACGACTTCGGCACCGGCAACTCCTCCCTGGCCCACCTGCGTCGGTTGCCGGTCAACGAGGTCAAGGTGGACCGGTCGTTCGTGCAGGGCATGGCGACCGACCCGGGCGACCTGGCGATCGTCAACGCCGTGGTCACCCTCTCCCAGCAGTTCGGCCTGACCGTGGTGGCCGAGGGGGTGGAGAGCGAGCTGACCCTGGAGCTGCTCCAGGACATCGGCTGCGAGATCGGGCAGGGATTCCTGTTCAGCCGCCCGCTGCCGTACGAGCGGCTGGAGGCCTGGTTCGGCGCCCAGGTCGACCCCGATTCGATCTCCAACAACGAGCTGCCGCGCCTCCGTGTGGTGCCCTGA
- the rpmG gene encoding 50S ribosomal protein L33 has protein sequence MAKATDVRPKITLACVECKERNYITRKNRRNDPDRIEMKKFCPRDGRHTVHRETR, from the coding sequence GTGGCGAAGGCGACCGATGTCCGGCCGAAGATCACTTTGGCGTGTGTGGAGTGCAAGGAGCGCAACTACATCACGCGCAAGAACCGCCGCAACGACCCGGACCGCATTGAGATGAAGAAGTTCTGCCCCCGGGACGGGCGGCACACGGTTCACCGCGAGACGCGCTGA
- a CDS encoding MaoC family dehydratase — MELPTQTFRVTRADLVRYAGASGDFNPIHWSDRFATKVGLPGVIAHGMFTMALVGRAVTSWAGAADAVVDFNVRFTRPVVVPDDDAGTEIVVSAVVREVTEAGLTRLDITATCHGEKVLSQARATVRTAG; from the coding sequence GTGGAGCTGCCCACCCAGACGTTCCGGGTGACCCGGGCGGACCTGGTCCGCTACGCCGGTGCCTCGGGCGACTTCAACCCGATCCACTGGAGTGACCGGTTCGCCACAAAGGTCGGCCTGCCCGGGGTGATCGCCCACGGCATGTTCACCATGGCGCTGGTCGGCCGGGCGGTCACCAGCTGGGCCGGCGCCGCCGACGCGGTGGTCGACTTCAACGTCCGGTTCACCCGCCCGGTGGTGGTACCCGACGACGACGCCGGCACCGAGATCGTGGTGAGCGCGGTGGTCCGCGAGGTGACCGAGGCGGGGCTGACCAGGCTCGACATCACCGCCACCTGCCACGGCGAGAAGGTGCTCTCGCAGGCCAGGGCCACCGTCCGGACGGCCGGCTGA
- the rplK gene encoding 50S ribosomal protein L11: protein MPPKKKLVKTFTLQLPAGQATPAPPVGPALGQHGVNIMEFCKSYNAQTESQRGDIVPAEISVYEDRTFTFVLKTPPAARLLIKAAGVQKGSGVPHTQKVGSVTRAQLREIAEKKMADLNANDLDQAEKIIAGTARSMGLDVTD, encoded by the coding sequence ATGCCTCCGAAGAAGAAGCTCGTCAAGACGTTCACGCTTCAGCTGCCGGCGGGCCAGGCCACCCCGGCGCCGCCGGTCGGCCCCGCGCTCGGTCAGCACGGCGTGAACATCATGGAGTTCTGCAAGTCCTACAACGCGCAGACCGAGTCGCAGCGGGGCGACATCGTCCCCGCCGAGATCAGCGTGTACGAGGACCGCACGTTCACCTTCGTGCTGAAGACCCCGCCCGCTGCCCGGCTGCTGATCAAGGCCGCCGGTGTGCAGAAGGGCTCGGGCGTCCCGCACACGCAGAAGGTCGGCTCGGTCACCCGCGCCCAGCTGCGCGAGATCGCCGAGAAGAAGATGGCCGACCTCAACGCCAACGACCTGGACCAGGCTGAGAAGATCATCGCCGGCACCGCCCGGTCGATGGGCCTGGACGTCACCGACTGA
- a CDS encoding DNA-directed RNA polymerase subunit beta, with the protein MAASRPAKTSRTSSAFAPRRVSFGRITEHLEVPNLLAIQNESFDWLVGNEAWQGRSADDPHARSGLAEILDEISPIEDFSGTMSLSFSAPRFDEVKASIEECKEKDLTYCAPLFVTAEFTNNTTGEIKSQTVFMGDFPMMTPKGTFIINGTERVVVSQLVRSPGVYFDKQPDKTSDRDLSSVKVIPSRGAWLEFDIDKRDTVGVRIDRKRRQAVTVLLKAVGWSAERIREKFGWSELMMTTLEKDHIAGQDEALLDIYRKLRPGEPPTRENAQTLLDNLFFNPKRYDVAKVGRYKFNKKLELDVPITTGTLTEDDIVATVEYLCRLHAGEEGYEADDIDHFGNRRLRTVGELIQNQVRVGLSRMERVVRERMTTQDVEAITPQTLINIRPVVAAIREFFGTSQLSQFMDQTNPLAGLTHRRRLSALGPGGLSRERAGFEVRDVHPSHYGRMCPIETPEGPNIGLIGALSTFARVNPFGFIETPYRKVIDGRVTDQIDYLTADEEDRFVKAQANAPLRADGTFAEDRVLVRRKGGETEDVPPAAVDYMDVSPRQMTSVATAMIPFLEHDDANRALMGANMQRQAVPLVKAESPLVGTGMEYRAAVDAGDVVVAEVGGVVEDLCADYITVHQDDGHRRTYLLHKFRRSNAGSCVNQKPVVFEGDRVEAGQVIADGPCTDEGEMALGRNLLVAFMTWEGHNYEDAIILSQRLVQQDVLTSIHIEEHEVDARDTKLGPEEITRDIPNVSEEMLADLDERGIIRIGAEVVPGDILVGKVTPKGETELTPEERLLRAIFGEKAREVRDTSLKVPHGETGTVIGVRTFSREDGDELPPGVNELVRVYVAQKRKIQDGDKLAGRHGNKGVISKILPVEDMPFLEDGTPVDIVLNPLGVPSRMNIGQVLETHLGWVAKTGWSVDGDDAEWKRQLRSIDAHESEPDSNVATPVFDGAREEEISGLLASTLPNRDGKQLIGSSGKAQLFDGRSGEPLPDPIAVGYIYILKLNHLVDDKIHARSTGPYSMITQQPLGGKAQFGGQRFGEMECWAMQAYGAAYALQELLTIKSDDVLGRVKVYEAIVKGENIPEPGIPESFKVLLKELQSLCLNVEVLSSDGVALEMRETDDEVFRAAEELGIDLSRREPSSVEEV; encoded by the coding sequence TTGGCAGCTTCCCGCCCTGCGAAGACCAGTCGTACGTCGAGCGCATTCGCTCCCCGCCGAGTTTCCTTCGGTCGGATCACCGAACACCTCGAGGTCCCCAACCTCCTCGCCATCCAGAACGAGTCCTTCGACTGGCTCGTCGGCAACGAGGCTTGGCAGGGCCGGTCGGCGGACGACCCGCACGCACGCTCGGGTCTCGCGGAAATCCTCGACGAAATCAGTCCCATTGAGGACTTCTCCGGCACTATGTCGCTTTCCTTCTCCGCGCCGCGCTTCGACGAGGTCAAGGCCTCGATCGAGGAGTGCAAGGAGAAGGACCTCACCTACTGCGCGCCACTCTTCGTGACCGCGGAGTTCACCAACAACACCACCGGCGAGATCAAGAGCCAGACGGTGTTCATGGGTGACTTCCCGATGATGACGCCGAAGGGCACCTTCATCATCAACGGCACCGAGCGGGTGGTCGTCAGCCAGCTCGTCCGGTCGCCGGGTGTCTACTTCGACAAGCAGCCGGACAAGACCTCCGACCGTGACCTCTCCAGCGTCAAGGTCATTCCCAGCCGGGGTGCCTGGCTGGAGTTCGACATCGACAAGCGCGACACCGTCGGCGTCCGGATCGACCGCAAGCGGCGGCAGGCCGTCACGGTGCTGCTCAAGGCCGTCGGATGGTCGGCCGAGCGGATCCGGGAGAAGTTCGGCTGGTCCGAGCTGATGATGACCACGCTCGAGAAGGACCACATCGCCGGCCAGGACGAGGCGCTGCTAGACATCTACCGCAAGCTGCGCCCTGGCGAGCCGCCGACCCGCGAGAACGCCCAGACCCTGCTCGACAACCTCTTCTTCAACCCGAAGCGGTACGACGTCGCCAAGGTCGGTCGGTACAAGTTCAACAAGAAGCTCGAGCTGGACGTGCCGATCACCACCGGCACGCTCACCGAGGACGACATCGTCGCCACCGTGGAGTACCTCTGCCGGCTGCACGCCGGTGAGGAGGGCTACGAGGCCGACGACATCGACCACTTCGGCAACCGGCGCCTGCGTACGGTCGGCGAGCTGATCCAGAACCAGGTTCGGGTCGGCCTGTCCCGGATGGAGCGCGTCGTCCGTGAGCGGATGACCACGCAGGACGTCGAGGCGATCACGCCGCAGACCCTGATCAACATCCGTCCGGTGGTGGCGGCGATCCGGGAGTTCTTCGGCACCTCGCAGCTCTCCCAGTTCATGGACCAGACCAACCCGCTGGCGGGCCTGACCCACCGGCGTCGACTGAGCGCGCTCGGTCCGGGTGGTCTGTCTCGGGAGCGGGCGGGCTTCGAGGTCCGCGACGTGCACCCGTCCCACTACGGCCGGATGTGCCCGATCGAGACGCCGGAAGGCCCGAACATCGGCCTGATCGGCGCCCTGTCCACCTTCGCCCGGGTCAACCCGTTCGGCTTCATCGAGACGCCGTACCGGAAGGTCATCGACGGTCGGGTCACCGACCAGATCGACTACCTGACCGCAGACGAGGAGGACCGGTTCGTCAAGGCGCAGGCCAACGCGCCGCTGCGGGCCGACGGCACGTTCGCCGAGGATCGCGTCCTGGTCCGTCGTAAGGGCGGCGAGACCGAGGACGTCCCGCCGGCCGCGGTGGACTACATGGACGTGTCGCCGCGGCAGATGACCTCGGTCGCGACCGCGATGATCCCGTTCCTGGAGCACGACGACGCGAACCGGGCCCTGATGGGCGCGAACATGCAGCGTCAGGCGGTGCCGCTGGTCAAGGCCGAGTCCCCGCTCGTCGGCACCGGCATGGAGTACCGTGCCGCCGTCGACGCCGGTGACGTGGTGGTGGCCGAGGTCGGTGGCGTGGTCGAGGACCTCTGCGCCGACTACATCACGGTCCACCAGGACGACGGCCACCGCCGGACGTACCTGCTGCACAAGTTCCGTCGCTCCAACGCCGGCTCCTGCGTCAACCAGAAGCCGGTGGTCTTCGAGGGCGACCGGGTCGAGGCCGGCCAGGTCATCGCCGACGGTCCGTGCACCGACGAGGGCGAGATGGCGCTCGGGCGCAACCTGCTCGTGGCCTTCATGACCTGGGAGGGGCACAACTACGAGGACGCGATCATCCTGTCGCAGCGCCTCGTGCAGCAGGACGTGCTCACCTCGATCCACATCGAGGAGCACGAGGTCGACGCGCGGGACACCAAGCTCGGCCCGGAGGAGATCACCCGCGACATCCCGAACGTCAGCGAGGAAATGCTCGCCGACCTCGACGAGCGCGGCATCATCCGGATCGGCGCCGAGGTCGTTCCCGGTGACATCCTGGTCGGCAAGGTCACTCCGAAGGGTGAGACCGAGCTGACCCCGGAGGAGCGGCTGCTCCGCGCGATCTTCGGTGAGAAGGCGCGCGAGGTCCGGGACACCTCGCTGAAGGTGCCGCACGGTGAGACCGGCACGGTCATCGGCGTGCGTACCTTCTCCCGGGAGGACGGCGACGAGCTGCCGCCGGGCGTCAACGAGCTGGTCCGGGTCTACGTCGCCCAGAAGCGGAAGATCCAGGACGGCGACAAGCTCGCCGGCCGGCACGGCAACAAGGGCGTCATCTCCAAGATCCTGCCGGTCGAGGACATGCCGTTCCTGGAGGACGGCACCCCGGTCGACATCGTGCTCAACCCGCTGGGTGTGCCGAGCCGGATGAACATCGGCCAGGTGCTGGAGACCCACCTCGGGTGGGTGGCCAAGACCGGCTGGAGCGTGGACGGCGACGACGCGGAGTGGAAGCGACAGCTCCGCTCGATCGACGCGCACGAGTCCGAGCCGGACAGCAACGTGGCCACCCCGGTCTTCGACGGTGCCCGCGAGGAGGAGATCTCCGGTCTGCTCGCGTCGACCCTGCCCAACCGGGACGGCAAGCAGCTGATCGGTTCCTCCGGCAAGGCGCAGCTGTTCGACGGTCGCTCCGGCGAGCCGCTGCCGGACCCGATCGCCGTCGGCTACATCTACATCCTGAAGCTGAACCACCTGGTCGACGACAAGATCCACGCACGGTCGACCGGTCCGTACTCGATGATCACGCAGCAGCCGCTGGGTGGTAAGGCGCAGTTCGGTGGCCAGCGCTTCGGTGAGATGGAGTGCTGGGCGATGCAGGCCTACGGTGCCGCGTACGCCCTACAGGAGCTGCTGACGATCAAGTCCGACGACGTGCTCGGCCGGGTGAAGGTCTACGAGGCCATCGTCAAGGGCGAGAACATCCCGGAGCCGGGCATCCCGGAGTCGTTCAAGGTGCTGCTCAAGGAGCTTCAGTCGCTGTGCCTCAACGTTGAGGTGCTTTCCAGCGACGGTGTGGCCCTGGAGATGCGCGAGACCGACGACGAGGTGTTCCGGGCCGCGGAGGAGCTGGGTATCGACCTGTCCCGGCGCGAGCCGAGCTCGGTCGAAGAGGTGTGA
- the rplA gene encoding 50S ribosomal protein L1: MQRSKSYRKAAEAIDRSKLYTPAEAVKLAKESTSTKFDATVEVAMRLGVDPRKADQMVRGTVNLPHGTGKTARVIVFAAGAKAEEAVAAGADEVGTDELVARIQGGWLDFDAAIATPDQMAKIGRIARILGPRGLMPNPKTGTVTMDVTKAVSDIKGGKITFRVDKHSNLHLIIGKASFSEAQLVDNYAAVLDEVLRAKPSAAKGKYLKKVTLTTTMGPGVPVDPNLVKNLQDASAES, encoded by the coding sequence ATGCAGCGCAGCAAGAGCTACCGCAAGGCCGCCGAGGCCATCGACCGGTCCAAGCTCTACACCCCCGCCGAGGCCGTCAAGCTGGCCAAGGAGAGCACCTCCACCAAGTTCGACGCCACGGTCGAGGTCGCGATGCGCCTCGGCGTCGACCCCCGCAAGGCGGACCAGATGGTCCGTGGCACGGTCAACCTGCCGCACGGCACCGGTAAGACCGCCCGCGTGATCGTCTTCGCCGCCGGCGCGAAGGCCGAGGAGGCCGTCGCCGCCGGTGCGGACGAGGTGGGCACCGACGAGTTGGTCGCCCGGATCCAGGGCGGCTGGCTGGACTTCGACGCGGCGATCGCCACGCCGGACCAGATGGCCAAGATCGGCCGGATCGCGCGGATCCTGGGCCCGCGCGGTCTCATGCCGAACCCGAAGACCGGCACCGTGACCATGGACGTCACCAAGGCGGTCTCCGACATCAAGGGCGGCAAGATCACCTTCCGGGTGGACAAGCACTCGAACCTGCACCTGATCATCGGTAAGGCCTCGTTCTCCGAGGCGCAGCTGGTCGACAACTACGCGGCCGTCCTCGACGAGGTGCTCCGGGCCAAGCCGTCGGCGGCGAAGGGCAAGTACCTGAAGAAGGTCACCCTCACCACCACCATGGGCCCGGGCGTCCCGGTCGACCCGAACCTGGTGAAGAACCTCCAGGACGCCTCGGCCGAGAGCTGA
- the rplJ gene encoding 50S ribosomal protein L10 has protein sequence MADKPIRADKATAVAELTESFRSAGATVLTEYRGLTVSQLTQLRRSLGKETTYTVAKNTLAKRAAADAGISGLDELFTGPTALTFVSGDVVEAAKGLRDFAKTNPKLVIKGGVFEGKAISAAEVTKLADLESREVLLAKLAGAMKGNLSKAAALFQAPLSKTARLAAALQDKREKEGGAEAA, from the coding sequence ATGGCGGACAAGCCGATCCGGGCCGACAAGGCCACGGCCGTTGCTGAGCTGACCGAGAGCTTCCGCAGCGCGGGTGCCACCGTGCTGACCGAGTACCGCGGTCTGACGGTTTCCCAGCTCACCCAGCTGCGGCGCTCGCTCGGCAAGGAGACCACCTACACGGTCGCCAAGAACACGCTGGCCAAGCGTGCTGCGGCGGACGCGGGCATCTCCGGCCTCGACGAGCTGTTCACCGGTCCTACCGCGCTGACTTTCGTTTCGGGCGACGTCGTCGAGGCGGCGAAGGGGCTTCGTGACTTCGCGAAGACCAACCCGAAGCTCGTCATCAAGGGTGGTGTCTTCGAGGGCAAGGCCATTTCCGCGGCCGAGGTCACGAAGCTCGCCGACCTGGAGTCCCGTGAGGTGCTGCTGGCCAAGCTGGCCGGCGCGATGAAGGGCAACCTGAGCAAGGCCGCGGCCCTGTTCCAGGCTCCGCTGTCGAAGACCGCCCGCCTGGCGGCTGCCCTGCAGGACAAGCGCGAGAAGGAAGGCGGCGCCGAGGCGGCCTGA